A portion of the Edaphobacter lichenicola genome contains these proteins:
- a CDS encoding YciE/YciF ferroxidase family protein → MNPQLKDLFTAHLEETKGQVLRLKQVFEILEEKPTGEHCNGMEGVIEEGADALEKDQEGPSFDSGIVGAALRTEHYEIAGYTATIAMAQALGLKDVVSLLTQNLNEELNAAKNILAAAKPILRESAQQPEDQEKKPKTSKEKESARKSREDEKKAVPTLRRNK, encoded by the coding sequence ATCAACCCGCAACTGAAAGACCTCTTCACGGCTCATCTGGAGGAGACCAAGGGACAAGTCCTACGGCTGAAACAGGTATTTGAGATTCTTGAAGAAAAGCCAACCGGCGAGCACTGCAACGGAATGGAGGGTGTCATCGAGGAAGGTGCAGATGCGCTGGAAAAGGATCAGGAAGGTCCATCCTTTGACTCCGGCATTGTGGGAGCGGCACTCAGAACCGAACACTACGAGATTGCAGGATACACTGCAACCATCGCAATGGCTCAGGCGCTCGGTCTGAAGGACGTTGTATCTCTGCTCACGCAGAACCTCAATGAAGAGCTAAATGCAGCGAAGAATATCTTGGCCGCGGCGAAGCCTATTTTGCGGGAGTCTGCACAACAGCCCGAAGATCAGGAGAAGAAGCCGAAAACTTCGAAGGAAAAAGAGTCCGCTCGAAAGAGTCGTGAGGACGAGAAGAAAGCCGTCCCTACACTCAGACGCAATAAGTAA
- a CDS encoding STAS domain-containing protein, producing the protein MPETNAASPTLTTETKHYRNDVVLVICHGRLVAGSEGILYTTVHQLIPTKKRIILDLADLQHTDSLGLGTLTRLYVSAKSAGCSLELMHLSKQIRHLLGLTNLFEVFTVIAESGVKFI; encoded by the coding sequence ATGCCTGAGACCAATGCGGCTTCACCCACCCTCACAACCGAGACGAAGCATTATCGGAATGACGTAGTCCTTGTGATTTGTCACGGTCGGCTAGTCGCGGGTTCCGAAGGCATTCTTTACACTACTGTTCACCAACTCATCCCAACAAAGAAGAGAATTATCCTTGATCTGGCGGATCTTCAGCACACAGACAGCCTCGGTCTTGGCACGCTTACGCGCCTATATGTATCGGCTAAGTCGGCGGGTTGCAGTTTAGAGCTAATGCATTTGAGCAAGCAGATTCGACATCTGCTGGGGCTGACAAATCTCTTCGAGGTTTTTACGGTTATCGCAGAGAGTGGCGTCAAGTTTATCTGA
- a CDS encoding pyridoxamine 5'-phosphate oxidase family protein yields MKDLAKKVADIDFTMLSTRSDDGEIGARPMSNNGDVEYDGDSWFFTWETSRMVADIQRDPRVGLSLQGKAGILGKPPLFISIEAIAELVRDKALFEKHWNADLERWFEQGIETPGIVLIKAHAQRIKYWDGEDEGEVKG; encoded by the coding sequence ATGAAAGACTTAGCAAAAAAGGTAGCTGATATTGACTTCACCATGCTATCCACGCGGTCCGATGACGGCGAAATTGGAGCACGACCGATGAGTAACAACGGTGATGTCGAGTACGACGGAGATTCGTGGTTCTTCACTTGGGAAACGTCGCGAATGGTAGCGGATATTCAGCGCGATCCCCGAGTGGGCCTCTCTTTGCAAGGGAAAGCCGGGATTCTAGGTAAGCCTCCGCTATTTATATCGATTGAAGCGATAGCCGAGCTGGTCCGAGATAAGGCGCTATTCGAGAAGCATTGGAACGCCGACCTGGAACGATGGTTTGAACAAGGCATCGAAACGCCGGGGATTGTACTGATCAAAGCGCATGCGCAGCGCATCAAGTATTGGGACGGTGAGGACGAAGGCGAAGTGAAAGGTTAG
- a CDS encoding DUF3147 family protein, whose product MRLKLRFDSLKETKPIEYASRFIFGGLVTVFAGLIADHYGPVVGGLFLAFPGIFPAGVSLVEKHKTQREALAGKLGTRSARGEAGVEAAGGSIGAVGLVGFAMVLWRGLPTHTFSLMLFIASGAWIVVAGLFWWARERM is encoded by the coding sequence ATGCGGCTAAAGCTAAGGTTCGATTCCCTGAAAGAGACCAAACCGATTGAGTATGCTTCACGGTTCATCTTCGGTGGTTTAGTAACGGTCTTTGCAGGGCTTATCGCGGACCACTACGGGCCGGTGGTGGGCGGCCTATTCCTGGCTTTTCCGGGGATCTTTCCCGCAGGAGTCAGCCTAGTAGAGAAGCATAAAACGCAGCGAGAAGCGTTGGCCGGCAAGCTAGGGACCCGTTCCGCACGGGGTGAAGCCGGTGTAGAGGCGGCCGGCGGTTCGATAGGGGCGGTTGGGTTAGTCGGATTCGCAATGGTACTGTGGCGGGGGCTACCGACCCATACTTTCTCACTGATGCTCTTCATCGCTTCAGGGGCTTGGATCGTGGTGGCCGGACTGTTCTGGTGGGCGCGGGAGAGAATGTAA
- a CDS encoding M3 family metallopeptidase has protein sequence MAASQTAIEKLLHVSSRRTVGNTLAPYDDAFDHLQEAQELAGLMLSIHPDASFRDRATAVRARIDQRLSELSVNRDVYDALSTVDLSATDPGTRYYVTRELLLFRLAGVDKDELTRKKLTKLRTQLSLAQSAFERNIADGNHTIEVTDLHQLDGLPQDYIDKHKPDAKGVVHLSTRYNDYLPVMTFASNDALRKRMSEANGEKAYPENDSVLRQMMQIRFTIARLLGFSSWSDMNAQDKMIGSGPAIASFISSLDATVRPFEQREFDLLLAEKRKSDPQAKLVVVNEYQRLSELVRRSKYDFNSESVRAYFPYDRVQPGVLNTASRLFGLQFHQEAEAQAWDLSVQTWDVLEGGKAIGRFYLDMHPRPGKYNHNSTMTTVTGLRDRRLPEGVLVCNFPASTAADPGLMQYQDVVTFFHEFGHLMHHILAGRQQWAGTSGISAEQDFNEAPSQMLEEWMHNPVVLASFARHYKTGEPIPGDLVRRMNHALTFGRATLVANQNAAAALSYDIYNSDPKDLDPYVLGREERHHYTLFEPPPNSHGVASFIHLGNYSSMYYVYMWDKVIAEDLYAQFNAGNPFAGNAPSRYRHEVLEPGGSRSANDSVRQFLHRPVNMDAMKRWLNEEFLETSGG, from the coding sequence ATGGCTGCTTCCCAAACTGCGATTGAAAAGCTGCTACATGTCTCCAGCAGGCGCACTGTCGGCAACACTCTGGCTCCTTATGATGACGCCTTCGACCATCTGCAGGAGGCGCAGGAACTTGCCGGTCTGATGCTGTCGATCCATCCGGATGCGTCGTTTCGCGACCGTGCCACCGCAGTGAGGGCCAGAATCGATCAGCGGCTCTCCGAGTTGTCAGTCAATCGCGATGTGTACGACGCGCTGAGTACGGTGGACCTTTCGGCTACGGACCCAGGTACACGGTATTACGTAACTCGGGAGCTGCTATTGTTCAGGCTCGCGGGCGTTGACAAGGACGAACTTACCAGAAAGAAGCTGACCAAACTACGGACTCAACTGTCACTGGCGCAGTCAGCATTTGAGCGGAATATCGCCGACGGGAACCACACTATCGAGGTGACCGATCTCCATCAACTCGATGGCCTGCCGCAAGACTACATCGACAAGCACAAGCCGGATGCAAAGGGCGTTGTCCATCTATCCACTCGCTACAACGACTACTTGCCGGTCATGACCTTTGCCAGCAACGACGCTCTGCGGAAACGCATGTCAGAGGCAAACGGTGAAAAGGCCTACCCGGAGAACGATAGTGTTCTACGGCAGATGATGCAGATCCGCTTCACCATCGCCCGTCTGCTTGGCTTTTCCTCTTGGAGTGATATGAACGCCCAGGATAAGATGATTGGCAGCGGGCCGGCGATTGCCAGCTTCATCTCCTCTTTGGACGCGACTGTGCGGCCGTTCGAACAGCGAGAGTTTGATCTCCTGTTGGCGGAAAAGCGTAAGTCTGACCCGCAGGCAAAGCTGGTAGTAGTCAATGAATATCAGCGACTCTCGGAACTGGTGCGCCGCTCAAAATATGACTTCAACTCGGAGTCTGTGCGCGCCTACTTTCCATACGATCGCGTCCAGCCAGGAGTCCTTAATACGGCATCCCGGCTCTTTGGTCTTCAGTTTCACCAGGAAGCTGAAGCACAGGCTTGGGATCTCTCTGTTCAGACCTGGGACGTGCTGGAAGGCGGTAAGGCGATCGGGCGTTTCTATCTCGACATGCACCCTCGACCCGGCAAGTACAACCACAACTCCACCATGACTACCGTGACCGGGCTTCGTGACAGGCGTCTGCCCGAGGGCGTTCTAGTCTGCAATTTCCCTGCTTCTACCGCAGCTGATCCCGGCCTCATGCAATACCAAGATGTGGTGACCTTTTTCCATGAGTTTGGTCACCTGATGCATCACATCCTCGCTGGTCGGCAGCAGTGGGCGGGTACGAGCGGCATATCTGCGGAGCAGGATTTCAACGAGGCACCTTCTCAGATGCTTGAGGAATGGATGCATAACCCTGTTGTTCTCGCTTCATTCGCTCGCCACTACAAGACAGGTGAGCCAATACCCGGAGACCTGGTGCGTCGCATGAATCACGCCCTTACTTTCGGACGCGCCACTTTGGTCGCCAATCAGAATGCTGCAGCAGCCCTCTCGTACGACATATACAACAGCGATCCGAAAGACCTCGATCCCTATGTGCTGGGCAGAGAAGAGCGTCATCACTACACGCTGTTCGAGCCACCTCCAAACTCGCACGGCGTTGCGAGCTTCATTCACCTCGGCAATTATTCGTCGATGTACTACGTCTATATGTGGGACAAGGTCATCGCCGAGGACCTTTACGCCCAGTTCAACGCCGGAAACCCATTCGCGGGTAATGCCCCCTCGCGATACCGGCACGAAGTATTGGAGCCGGGCGGATCAAGGTCCGCGAATGACTCTGTCAGACAGTTTCTGCATCGGCCAGTGAACATGGATGCGATGAAACGATGGCTCAACGAAGAGTTCTTGGAAACATCCGGTGGCTGA
- a CDS encoding DUF1330 domain-containing protein, which translates to MPACLISLCRDVTDRKRLEDYWANVAPSFEGVEAKPLVAYAPFEVLEGNGGVLGVVLFEFSSMEEARHWYTSPAYQEVKKRREGAADFDLILVEGKIVPAAQRMPKSSS; encoded by the coding sequence ATGCCCGCTTGTCTAATTTCATTGTGCAGAGACGTTACTGACCGCAAGCGCCTCGAAGATTACTGGGCCAATGTTGCGCCATCGTTTGAGGGAGTTGAAGCTAAGCCTCTTGTCGCCTATGCGCCGTTCGAGGTTCTTGAAGGCAATGGTGGTGTGCTAGGAGTCGTCCTGTTTGAGTTTTCTTCGATGGAAGAGGCTCGGCATTGGTACACCAGCCCTGCCTATCAGGAAGTGAAGAAGCGTCGCGAGGGGGCAGCGGACTTTGATCTAATCCTCGTGGAAGGTAAGATTGTACCGGCCGCACAGCGAATGCCGAAGTCCAGTTCCTGA
- a CDS encoding DUF3147 family protein → MDTILRFLIGGLVVSVFAILGDMIKPESLGGVFAAAPTIAFATLSLTLHKHGAAYIAIEARSMVAGAIAFFVYACCVSFILVRWRPKSLMAAITLMPVWFATAAAIWALWLRR, encoded by the coding sequence ATGGATACGATATTGCGATTTCTAATAGGCGGCCTAGTGGTGAGCGTGTTTGCAATCCTTGGCGACATGATAAAACCGGAGTCGCTTGGAGGAGTGTTCGCCGCCGCTCCGACCATTGCGTTTGCGACGCTGTCATTGACGTTGCATAAACACGGTGCCGCGTATATCGCGATAGAGGCTCGTTCTATGGTTGCTGGTGCGATCGCGTTTTTCGTCTATGCGTGTTGTGTGAGCTTTATACTCGTGCGTTGGCGGCCGAAATCGCTAATGGCCGCCATCACATTAATGCCGGTCTGGTTTGCAACGGCAGCAGCCATCTGGGCGCTCTGGCTGCGGAGATAA
- the alkB gene encoding DNA oxidative demethylase AlkB: protein MRTAAPLFKDDSKYAYPRDYLGPGTAILEGFALQYEALIQNALLEIADQSPFRHMTTPGGFRMSVAMTNCGALGWVTDRKGYRYDSVDPDTGSPWPAMPALFFQLAQRAANEAGFPEFAPEGCLINRYEPGAKLSLHQDKDELDFTAPIVSVSLGLPAMFVFGGDQRSDKTVRIPVVHGDVLVWGGPARKRYHGVLPLKKGVHPVFGGHRYNLTFRKAR, encoded by the coding sequence ATGAGGACGGCAGCTCCTCTCTTTAAGGACGATTCCAAATATGCGTATCCCCGCGACTATCTAGGGCCGGGCACTGCAATTCTGGAAGGGTTCGCCCTCCAGTATGAGGCTTTGATCCAAAATGCCTTGTTAGAGATTGCCGACCAGTCGCCTTTCCGACATATGACAACACCGGGCGGCTTTCGCATGTCCGTTGCCATGACGAACTGCGGCGCTTTGGGTTGGGTTACGGATCGGAAAGGTTACCGATACGACTCTGTCGATCCAGATACGGGATCACCCTGGCCAGCGATGCCGGCATTGTTTTTTCAACTGGCGCAACGCGCGGCTAATGAAGCTGGATTTCCAGAATTTGCGCCGGAAGGCTGTCTCATCAATCGCTATGAGCCAGGCGCGAAGCTTAGTCTGCATCAGGATAAGGATGAGCTCGATTTCACCGCACCCATTGTCTCGGTCTCTCTCGGTCTCCCTGCGATGTTTGTGTTCGGGGGAGATCAGCGTTCAGATAAGACCGTTCGCATTCCAGTTGTTCATGGTGATGTCCTGGTGTGGGGAGGCCCGGCACGCAAGCGTTATCACGGCGTTCTACCGCTGAAAAAAGGTGTCCATCCAGTCTTTGGCGGACACCGCTATAACCTAACCTTCCGCAAGGCCCGATAG
- a CDS encoding DUF2252 family protein: protein MTKTRMGKARVGKTSKTGGLNIREATASYEHWMRRCTTVISSDLRSKHEQMKESPFLFLRGTFYRWAQQWSSICSDLCDAPEVLAVGDLHVNSFGTWRDVEGRLCWGVDDFDEAFRLPYTNDLVRLAASMKIVIDAEGLSIKVKAGCDAILEGYVRSLKAGGRPLVLAEREQKLGKLGIDSFKPPTDFWDKLNQLPPVRQELAPDVRRALEKTLPDPQMEYRVVRRQAGLGSLGQQRFVAIGEWRGGYVAREAKAVLPSACVWMTGEVGHGQSNYEDAISSAVRSPDPFQVIQGSWLIRRLSPDSNPIDIQTLPKHSDEQMILQAMGAEAANVHLGTKRQATRVLKDLSKRKANWLRDSANHMAAAVEKDWKRYKKC, encoded by the coding sequence ATGACTAAGACTCGGATGGGTAAGGCACGGGTTGGAAAAACGTCCAAGACCGGTGGGTTGAACATACGGGAGGCAACCGCCAGCTACGAACATTGGATGCGAAGATGTACGACGGTAATTTCGTCGGATCTTCGTTCAAAGCATGAACAGATGAAAGAGAGTCCCTTCCTTTTCTTGCGAGGAACCTTCTACAGGTGGGCTCAACAATGGTCGTCGATCTGTTCTGATTTGTGCGACGCACCAGAGGTTCTCGCTGTCGGGGATCTGCATGTGAACAGTTTTGGGACTTGGCGAGACGTGGAGGGCCGGCTCTGTTGGGGAGTCGACGATTTCGACGAGGCTTTCCGCTTGCCTTACACCAATGATTTGGTCCGACTAGCCGCCAGCATGAAGATCGTCATCGACGCGGAAGGTTTGTCAATCAAGGTGAAGGCGGGCTGCGACGCTATTCTAGAGGGATATGTCCGGTCTCTCAAGGCAGGCGGCCGCCCTCTGGTTCTCGCGGAACGTGAACAAAAGCTCGGAAAACTCGGTATAGACAGTTTCAAGCCGCCAACCGATTTCTGGGACAAACTAAATCAACTGCCGCCTGTACGTCAGGAGCTTGCTCCTGATGTAAGGCGGGCGCTGGAAAAGACCCTTCCAGACCCGCAAATGGAATATAGAGTCGTCCGTAGACAAGCGGGTCTAGGTAGTCTCGGACAGCAAAGATTTGTGGCGATCGGAGAGTGGCGCGGAGGTTATGTCGCACGAGAGGCGAAGGCTGTGCTGCCGTCTGCCTGCGTCTGGATGACGGGCGAGGTGGGCCATGGCCAGTCCAACTACGAAGATGCGATTTCTTCCGCGGTACGTTCCCCGGACCCTTTCCAGGTCATTCAAGGATCTTGGCTAATTCGTCGCCTTTCGCCGGACTCAAATCCCATTGATATTCAAACTCTGCCCAAGCATAGTGACGAGCAAATGATTCTTCAGGCGATGGGTGCGGAAGCGGCAAACGTCCATCTGGGGACGAAGCGACAGGCCACCCGCGTTTTGAAAGACTTGAGTAAAAGGAAAGCGAATTGGCTGCGCGACTCTGCAAATCACATGGCCGCAGCCGTGGAGAAGGACTGGAAACGTTATAAGAAGTGCTAA
- a CDS encoding PEP-CTERM sorting domain-containing protein: MVDDCYGSSTPCPGFIQTSLGNLYITSFDSNSAIGEEILTITPEPSTLALFGTGMIGMVGFARRKLSRS; this comes from the coding sequence GTGGTTGATGACTGTTATGGATCGTCCACACCGTGTCCTGGTTTCATTCAAACCTCATTGGGAAATCTCTACATCACTTCATTCGACTCCAATTCGGCAATCGGTGAAGAAATCCTGACAATCACACCTGAGCCTTCAACCTTAGCTCTATTTGGGACGGGGATGATAGGAATGGTCGGATTCGCTAGACGCAAGCTCTCTCGTTCGTAG